The Rhodococcus triatomae genome includes a window with the following:
- a CDS encoding CPBP family intramembrane glutamic endopeptidase: MISRPAIPAAVSAWLRPAPPPRTDPALTAPQRRALWVEITIVLLITFGLSGLSGLLSLAESLLTPGSLAEQTVALNVPRASHPLLDLARQLLGVVRLLAWGALGLYLLWRSGLGPRAIGFGRPVVRPDVTQGVGLAALIGIPGLALYLAAQAVGANLTVAPSTIDDHWWRLPVLVLWAIANSGAEEILVVAYLLSRLRRLGWGENSSLLASALLRGSYHLYQGFGGGVGNVVMGLVFGRYWQKTNRLWPLVIAHALIDAVAFVGYAALRGRVGWIP; the protein is encoded by the coding sequence GTGATCTCTCGCCCTGCGATCCCGGCAGCAGTGTCCGCATGGCTGCGCCCGGCGCCGCCCCCGCGTACCGATCCGGCGCTCACCGCACCGCAGCGCCGCGCCCTGTGGGTCGAGATCACGATCGTTCTGCTGATCACCTTCGGCCTCAGCGGCCTGTCCGGGCTGCTGTCCCTCGCCGAATCGCTCCTGACGCCCGGCAGCCTCGCCGAGCAGACCGTCGCACTCAACGTCCCGCGCGCGTCACATCCCCTGCTCGACCTGGCACGGCAGCTCCTCGGTGTGGTCCGCCTGCTCGCCTGGGGCGCGCTCGGGCTGTACCTGCTGTGGCGCAGCGGTCTCGGTCCCCGAGCCATCGGCTTCGGCCGCCCCGTCGTGCGCCCGGACGTGACCCAGGGCGTCGGGCTCGCCGCGCTCATCGGGATTCCCGGACTCGCCCTGTACCTCGCCGCGCAGGCCGTCGGCGCGAACCTCACCGTCGCACCGAGCACGATCGACGACCACTGGTGGCGGCTGCCCGTGCTCGTGCTGTGGGCGATTGCCAACTCCGGGGCCGAGGAGATCCTCGTCGTCGCGTACCTGCTCTCCCGCCTGCGCCGGCTCGGCTGGGGCGAGAACTCCTCGCTGCTCGCGTCCGCGCTGCTGCGCGGCAGCTACCACCTCTACCAGGGCTTCGGCGGTGGAGTCGGCAACGTCGTCATGGGCCTGGTCTTCGGCCGGTACTGGCAGAAGACGAACCGGCTGTGGCCGCTGGTGATCGCGCACGCTCTCATCGACGCCGTCGCCTTCGTCGGCTATGCGGCGCTGCGCGGACGCGTCGGCTGGATCCCCTGA
- a CDS encoding LCP family protein — protein sequence MTGDRPYQPPRDPRGRDARDGRRTPPPPPHAPPPGRVPPRRGAPPPSPPEGTQVIRRDGRAGGPPPPPPQQAWSQAPPPRYAPNPDRPGPADPYRTPPRRDQPYRRPEPPRERPYRRTPDDYRRPPPAAPPAPPAPPRPRRRPRWGRRLGVLALALAVVLVGTVVYLDRSLNRIDALADYPDRIGDTPGTNWLLVGSDSRAGLTPEQEAALATGGETGPDRTDTIIVIHVPSSGGPTTMVSLPRDSYVSIPGYGQDKINASFAIGGPQLLVQTVEQATGLHIDHYAEIGFGGFAGMVDAVGGVEMCLEQPIVDPLAGIDLPAGCQKLDGPQALGFVRTRATALADIDRMNNQRMFMSALLSKATSPTTLLNPFRMFPLAFDTVASLKVDQGDHIWHLARLAWAMRGEVVTTTVPIGGFTDNGSGNVVLWDRERAIEFFDTLADDRPLPPELITTGQ from the coding sequence GTGACCGGAGACCGCCCCTACCAGCCGCCGCGCGATCCGCGCGGTCGTGACGCGCGGGACGGCAGGCGCACGCCGCCACCTCCACCACACGCTCCCCCGCCCGGCCGGGTACCGCCGAGGCGCGGGGCACCCCCGCCATCACCGCCCGAGGGCACGCAGGTCATCCGGCGCGACGGCCGCGCCGGAGGCCCACCGCCGCCACCGCCGCAACAGGCGTGGTCGCAGGCCCCGCCGCCGCGCTACGCCCCGAACCCGGATCGGCCGGGGCCGGCCGACCCGTACCGCACCCCGCCACGCCGGGACCAGCCGTACCGCCGCCCCGAACCACCCCGCGAACGGCCGTACCGGCGCACGCCGGACGACTACCGCCGTCCGCCGCCTGCCGCACCCCCGGCGCCACCGGCACCTCCCCGGCCCAGGCGCCGTCCCCGCTGGGGTCGACGTCTCGGCGTCCTGGCGCTGGCTCTCGCCGTCGTGTTGGTGGGCACCGTCGTCTACCTGGACCGGTCACTGAACCGGATCGATGCCCTCGCCGACTACCCCGACCGGATCGGCGACACCCCCGGCACCAACTGGCTGCTCGTCGGCTCCGACTCCCGCGCCGGCCTGACCCCCGAGCAGGAGGCGGCCCTCGCCACCGGCGGCGAGACGGGTCCGGACCGCACCGACACGATCATCGTGATCCACGTCCCCAGCAGCGGCGGCCCGACGACGATGGTGAGCCTGCCCCGGGACTCCTACGTGTCGATTCCCGGATACGGCCAGGACAAGATCAATGCGTCCTTCGCCATCGGTGGTCCACAATTGCTGGTGCAGACCGTCGAGCAGGCGACCGGCCTGCACATCGACCACTACGCCGAGATCGGCTTCGGCGGGTTCGCCGGGATGGTCGACGCCGTGGGTGGGGTCGAGATGTGCCTCGAACAGCCGATCGTCGACCCCCTCGCGGGGATCGACCTGCCCGCCGGGTGCCAGAAGCTGGACGGCCCGCAGGCATTGGGATTCGTGCGCACCCGGGCGACCGCCCTCGCCGACATCGACCGGATGAACAACCAGAGGATGTTCATGTCCGCCCTGCTGTCGAAGGCGACGAGCCCCACCACCCTGCTCAACCCGTTCCGGATGTTTCCCCTCGCCTTCGACACCGTCGCGTCTCTGAAGGTGGACCAGGGCGACCACATCTGGCACCTGGCACGGCTCGCGTGGGCCATGCGGGGAGAGGTCGTCACGACAACCGTGCCGATCGGCGGCTTCACCGACAACGGCTCCGGCAACGTCGTGCTGTGGGATCGCGAACGTGCCATCGAGTTCTTCGACACACTCGCCGACGACCGCCCGCTGCCTCCGGAATTGATCACCACGGGGCAGTGA
- a CDS encoding ferritin, whose amino-acid sequence MSIEATAQHTHDSGAPVPDVSVIAPSSTFLSLLQEQIRNEFNASHQYVATAVWFDNEDLPQLAKFFYKQAVEERNHAMMIVQYFLDRGIAVDLGGVDPAVSGFEVPREAISLALEQEKAVTEQMIRLARTARDEGDYIGEQFMQWFLKEQVEEVSSMTTLLTIADRAGRDLFHIEDFVAREMKAADGTPGAPETAGGSL is encoded by the coding sequence ATGAGCATCGAAGCAACCGCACAGCACACCCACGATTCCGGTGCACCCGTCCCCGACGTCAGCGTCATCGCACCGAGCTCGACATTCCTGTCGCTGCTGCAGGAACAGATCCGCAACGAGTTCAACGCCTCGCACCAGTACGTCGCGACGGCCGTGTGGTTCGACAACGAGGACCTGCCGCAGCTGGCGAAGTTCTTCTACAAGCAGGCCGTCGAAGAGCGCAACCACGCGATGATGATCGTGCAGTACTTCCTCGACCGCGGTATCGCCGTCGACCTCGGGGGCGTGGACCCGGCCGTCTCCGGATTCGAGGTTCCCCGCGAGGCGATCTCACTGGCACTCGAGCAGGAGAAGGCCGTCACCGAGCAGATGATCCGCCTCGCCCGCACCGCCCGCGACGAGGGCGACTACATCGGTGAGCAGTTCATGCAGTGGTTCCTCAAGGAGCAGGTCGAGGAGGTCTCGAGCATGACCACCCTGCTGACCATCGCCGACCGCGCCGGCCGCGACCTGTTCCACATCGAGGACTTCGTCGCGCGCGAGATGAAGGCCGCCGACGGCACCCCGGGTGCCCCGGAGACCGCCGGCGGCTCACTCTGA
- a CDS encoding DUF5926 family protein, with protein sequence MGKKSKRNSGPRFGSERAEKLARREAERELAATAVTRPFAGIAAECDLVAMREFVPSATAVLPLRDPARSVTVATVLPGAVAALVREVGDDPEGFVGVQVQVYSDDLGGDLAASIAWAQTAEAGESLQAAQPGDETPALADLIDPDAQLDITVHQNFDWWIPEGVEPAADVAATVQHANEAIMPSARVQGDGVVAAWWVDAGEKAHIRWVRPEDEDELMLALARVHATGDLHLGEGSRFAGSFRTQGLLVPVFDLDREKHPDEWAPGLIALARRLEEALAVDAPLTSAERRARDGLRGRQVTLVR encoded by the coding sequence GTGGGAAAGAAGAGCAAGAGAAACAGTGGTCCGAGGTTCGGGAGCGAACGCGCCGAGAAGCTGGCTCGCCGCGAAGCCGAGCGCGAGCTCGCCGCCACGGCGGTGACCAGGCCTTTCGCGGGAATCGCTGCGGAGTGCGATCTGGTGGCGATGCGCGAGTTCGTGCCGTCGGCGACGGCGGTGCTCCCGCTGCGTGACCCGGCCCGTTCGGTCACGGTGGCCACGGTGCTTCCCGGTGCCGTCGCGGCCCTGGTGCGTGAGGTGGGTGACGATCCGGAAGGTTTCGTCGGCGTCCAGGTCCAGGTGTACTCGGACGATCTCGGTGGCGACCTCGCCGCCTCGATCGCGTGGGCGCAGACCGCGGAGGCCGGTGAGTCCCTGCAGGCCGCGCAGCCCGGCGACGAGACACCGGCGCTGGCCGACCTGATCGACCCCGATGCGCAGCTGGACATCACCGTGCACCAGAACTTCGACTGGTGGATTCCGGAAGGCGTCGAGCCGGCCGCCGACGTGGCGGCGACCGTGCAGCACGCGAACGAGGCGATCATGCCCTCCGCGCGGGTGCAGGGAGACGGCGTCGTGGCGGCCTGGTGGGTCGATGCCGGCGAGAAGGCCCACATCCGTTGGGTCCGGCCGGAGGACGAGGACGAGTTGATGCTCGCGCTCGCCCGTGTCCACGCCACCGGCGACCTGCATCTCGGTGAGGGTTCCCGCTTCGCGGGATCGTTCCGTACCCAGGGCCTGCTGGTTCCGGTGTTCGATCTCGACCGCGAGAAGCACCCCGACGAGTGGGCGCCGGGGCTGATCGCCCTCGCCCGACGGCTCGAGGAGGCCCTCGCCGTGGACGCGCCGCTGACGAGTGCCGAGCGGCGCGCCCGCGACGGCCTACGCGGCCGTCAGGTCACCCTGGTGCGGTAG
- a CDS encoding glycerophosphodiester phosphodiesterase, which yields MREPLVVAHRGASAALPEHTLAAYELALREGADGLECDVRLTRDGHLVCVHDRTVDRTSDGSGVVSESTLAELREFNYGTPDVPAELLTLDTLVELALSWTERPVKLFVETKHPVRFGSLVESKVLAALARFGISTPASAAHARAVVMSFSAAAVWRVRRSAPLLPTVLLGESARYLGGSAATTVGATAVGPSVKTLREHPDTVDKAAAAGRATYCWTVDDRADVELCRELGVGWVATNHPGRTKNWLAS from the coding sequence GTGAGGGAACCGCTCGTCGTCGCCCACCGTGGGGCGTCCGCCGCCCTGCCGGAGCACACCCTGGCCGCATACGAGCTGGCCCTGCGGGAAGGCGCGGACGGGCTCGAATGCGACGTCCGGCTCACCAGGGACGGCCACCTCGTGTGCGTACACGACCGCACCGTGGACCGGACGTCCGACGGGTCGGGTGTGGTCAGCGAGTCGACGCTCGCCGAGCTCCGCGAGTTCAACTACGGCACCCCGGACGTCCCGGCGGAGCTGCTCACCCTGGACACGCTCGTCGAGCTCGCCCTCTCCTGGACCGAGCGCCCGGTGAAACTGTTCGTCGAGACCAAGCATCCGGTGCGGTTCGGTTCGCTCGTCGAGAGCAAGGTGCTCGCGGCGCTCGCCCGGTTCGGCATCTCCACGCCGGCGTCGGCTGCCCATGCCCGGGCCGTCGTGATGTCGTTCTCGGCTGCCGCGGTATGGCGTGTGCGGCGGTCGGCGCCGCTGTTGCCGACGGTGCTGCTCGGTGAGTCCGCCCGCTATCTCGGCGGCAGCGCGGCCACCACCGTCGGGGCCACCGCGGTCGGGCCGTCGGTCAAGACCCTGCGTGAGCACCCCGACACCGTGGACAAGGCCGCGGCCGCCGGACGGGCCACCTACTGCTGGACCGTCGACGACCGCGCCGACGTCGAACTGTGCCGCGAACTGGGCGTCGGCTGGGTCGCCACCAATCACCCGGGCCGCACCAAGAACTGGCTGGCTTCCTGA
- a CDS encoding DUF4328 domain-containing protein — MINIQVCARCATRWQNQGRPMQWCPKCHGVLLAPFRADRPQGRSFRWIARPPSLRAKPRGTGSRGPSPTPRYTEIPRWGLQDHVAAAPARRDWAAAAAENAAVFALWTAGAYLLAAVAELARYGILVRNRTRLVDPMLLAASDAAVIVAGAAGVLLAVATGVCCVCWLLRARRRTFAAEGVRDPRSTGAVVLGCAVPGLNLVMPAVYLLEIVRRDPRALLLVRVWWATWVLGGLLLVVNWVWRFRTSLQAMADGVLLAAFTALVAAATATVTAAMIHRIERRTWRGSEARPTRWVQAPPGVREAVTETSGEDTASSGEDTASSGEDTAAGGEDTAAGGEDTAAGGDARSRDGAAA, encoded by the coding sequence ATGATCAACATCCAGGTGTGCGCACGGTGCGCCACGCGGTGGCAGAACCAGGGCCGTCCCATGCAGTGGTGCCCGAAATGTCACGGTGTCCTGCTCGCGCCGTTCCGGGCGGACCGGCCCCAGGGGCGATCGTTCCGTTGGATCGCCCGGCCACCGTCGCTGCGTGCGAAGCCGCGGGGCACCGGAAGCCGTGGCCCCTCCCCGACACCGCGCTACACCGAGATTCCGCGGTGGGGCCTCCAGGACCACGTCGCTGCGGCTCCGGCCCGTCGCGACTGGGCGGCCGCCGCCGCGGAGAACGCCGCCGTCTTCGCCCTGTGGACCGCGGGGGCTTATCTGCTCGCGGCCGTGGCGGAACTCGCGCGGTACGGGATCCTCGTCCGCAACCGCACTCGGCTCGTCGACCCGATGCTGCTCGCCGCGTCCGACGCTGCCGTCATCGTGGCCGGGGCGGCAGGGGTCCTGCTGGCCGTCGCCACCGGTGTCTGCTGTGTGTGCTGGCTGCTGCGCGCGCGGCGCCGGACGTTCGCGGCGGAGGGCGTCCGTGACCCGAGATCGACGGGTGCCGTCGTGCTCGGCTGCGCGGTGCCCGGCCTCAACCTGGTGATGCCCGCCGTCTACCTGCTCGAGATCGTGCGGCGTGATCCCCGCGCGCTGCTCCTCGTCCGAGTGTGGTGGGCGACGTGGGTGCTCGGGGGCCTGCTCCTCGTCGTCAACTGGGTGTGGCGATTCCGCACGTCTCTGCAGGCGATGGCGGACGGAGTGCTGCTCGCCGCCTTCACGGCGTTGGTCGCCGCGGCCACCGCGACGGTCACCGCCGCGATGATCCACCGGATCGAACGCCGCACCTGGCGCGGGAGCGAGGCGCGGCCCACCCGCTGGGTGCAGGCGCCTCCCGGCGTGCGGGAAGCGGTCACGGAAACGAGCGGCGAAGACACCGCGTCCAGCGGCGAAGACACCGCGTCCAGCGGCGAAGACACCGCGGCCGGCGGCGAAGACACCGCGGCCGGCGGCGAAGACACCGCGGCCGGCGGCGACGCCCGCTCACGTGACGGAGCCGCCGCGTGA